ACGGAACAGGAGGCTCAGGCCTACAGCATCAAAAATATTTTTTCAAAAGAATCGTTTCCGGATTTCACCTATGACTGGGTCCCGGAACCGCTGCTGGAGGTGACCGGCGTCCAAAAAGATGACACTCGCGGCGCTGTCCCGCAGCAATTTGACCTCGGCGCCAATTATCCGAATCCGTTCAATCCCGGTACCACCATCGTTTATTATTTACCCCAAAGCGAACAGGTGTCACTCGAAATTTTCAACACACTGGGACAACAGGTTCGCGTTCTGGTGGACCAGCATCAATCGACCGGTGTGCAGGAAATCAAATGGGATGGCCGCGATCACTCGGGCCATCATCTGGCAGCCGGTGTTTATCTCTGCCGGCTGCAGGCCGGCAACTTTACCGCCGTACGGAAATTGTGTTTGGTAAAGTAAAAGTCAGAATGTCAAAAAGTCAAAAATCAAAAAACTGCCCGCATAGAAATAGCAAAAGAACTTTAACAAATTTATGGGTTAGATGAACTTTTCCTTTTTAAAAGTGTTATTTTCCCTTTTAGACTTTTCATCACTAAAAATCAATACCCCATTGTGAGTCCTGCGTTTGACATCACAAAGCAATAAGGGGCTTGAGCTCCCTTTCATTTCAGAGTGCACGGAGCGACTCCGCCTACCGGCTGATTCATTCGTGGGCGGTCAAGCCGGGCTGCTTTGTCCTGGAATTGATCGCTGCAACTATGTGATAACTCGCTCATCCGCACACCGCCCCGGCGTCAACACCGGGACTCTGAAATGACGCTAACCTTACCCTCATTCGTAAAGCTCAAGGTTCTCGGAGTTTATAATTCCGCCAGTTCTCCCGTGGAATTCAGACCAGACATTCTGTGTTCTGAAAAATCGTAAACAGCCTTGTAAGAAAACTTTAACACTCGGAGGATAACAGATTGACAGAGACGTGGCTTTTTTGTAAATTGATCGAAATTTTATACGTACAAACCGGAGTTTAATATACGTGGACTATCCATATAGTATGACATTGATCGTGCGCAGCTACGAACTGGATTCGTTCGGGCATGTCAACAATGCCAATTATCTGAATTACCTGGAAGCCGCGCGCTGCGAGTATATGAAACAGCGGGGACTCTCATTCAATGACTTTGAGCGCTGGGATGCGTTTCCGTTTATCGGCAAGGTGGAAATCAAATACAAATCCCCGGCTGTCGCCGATAATATCCTCGAAATCCGGGCGCGCATCTGCAACTGGCGGCGCAGCAGCTGCGTAATCGAGTATGAAATTTACAACCAGAGCCGCGAAAAACTCGGCGCCAAAGCCTCGACATTGTTGATATTTGTCGATTCAGACTCTCAGCTCACGCCGATTCCGCCGGCATTCCGGGAGAATATGGGGTAAAGGTTTGTTTGGAGTAAAATACCCATTGATATTTCACAAGACTGCCCTTGGTTCGAGAACCGTGCAGCCGGAGCACGGATTATGACGGTGACTCTTATCTCGCATTCTGGTCCCTGCACGGCAGCATCGCGGTTGGTACACTACAAAACCCGCCTTCATCGTACGGTTCCCGGATGTGCGACGAGTGGTCGCGGCACAATCCTGAAAATACATGACTCGTATTTTTTGCCCTTTTCGGCATGTACAAAGGTGTTGACTGGTTTATCTTCTTGAGGGAGGTCTCCCCCTCGTGGCAGCCAGGCTGTCCGCCCTGTAATAATGTTGCCGATAGTAAAGTAGGACAGGGGGCGGGCACCGCCTCACTAAACCGGCATCTGCAAAGTGATAATATAGTATTTTTTCAATAGATCAAACAAACCCCATACCGGAAACACTTGACAGCCGGTTTACCGTCCTGCTGAAAAACGCAGGCCTGCCGCTCAGCTGCCTGTCTTCCGCTACCCCCTCTGTTTTCTTGACGTGCCGGTATTCTTCACTTTACCATACTTTATGTTTTCTGCCCCACAGTCTCTCATCGGACCGGATCACAGGATATTCGGGATTTACAGGATATCATCGTTCCGCCAGTCTCTTGGCGGAATACGGACAGAATACATTCCCCAGTGCTTTGTGACGAGGGGTCGCGGCACAATAAAACAAAAGGCACCAGGCCATGCCCTGCCCCTTTCATTTGTCGCACAACAAAAACAGTTGTACGACAAAAGATGGATTCTGACGGGCAACCAAACTTTGAATTCACGGTCCATACGGCAAAACCCGCCCTGCGAAACTTTTTTACCGGCTGCGAATAATTTTCGCAGGGACTGGTGTCGAGTTTCCGGTAACTCGTTTAAAAACAATGCAATTTATCTGGTCCGGGTAGTTGCGTGTTTTGCAACGATGCTTTGTTTGGCTATTTACTCATTTTATATTGGAACGGCCAGAGCCCCTGTTGCTCGAACTTGTCTTTCAGCACAAAACGCCAAACGGGTCAATTCAATCAAAATAATGCTTGACTTTTAATAGTTTAGTTTGTAAAGTTGCAGAGGGTCGGTGGTATTGAGGGTCGGGAGAAGCATCTGACGCCGAATGCATCAATGGATTCGCGCAGCGTTACGGGGCGGTGTCAGAGAGAAAAAGGAAATACCACGGAACCGCGAAATTCACGGCACAGAACACCTTCGGGGCGGATGCGGAGTTTTCCTTTTTGTTTAATCGGATCGGTAACAGTTGAACTCTTTTTAGAGATCGCAGTGCGTTACCATCTCAAGGAGCCTATTCAAGACTTGAGTGATGAAGAATTACTATCACTAGCCTCGCTACAGGCCTTTTGTATTATCAATGATATTGTCTCATTCGATGGAATTGAAAAGGTTAAAGTGGGCAGCTTTGGAAATGAACCAGATTAGTGATTTGACGTTGCTAAAAGAATTAAAGAATTTGAATTATGTACGTTTGTGGCACAATCACATTACTGATATCAGGCCACTGGTAGACAATAATGACATAAGCAAAGGAGACATTGTCGATTTGGACCGTAACCTCCTGATTCAACAGTCAATAGAAGAATATATTCCCATCCTGCAAGAACGATGTGTTAATGTTACGTGGTGAGAGGGCCAAAAATATGTTGCTATTAATTTATTATAGTATTTGTCCAAAAGTATGGCGGGCCATCAAATTCCTTCTAAAACGCCTCATCTATAATTTTAGATGAGGTACAAATGTGAATAAATATGCTTTAAATCATAGGAGAATAAAATGAAAATCATATTAATTATTATTTTGATGCTAATATCAGGATGTGTTAAAAACCCCTCCGGTTCAAATTCAATTTGTAGTTATGACCATGTACTGCTGGATACTACAAATATTGAAATTAAATAAACAGGATTTACTGAGGAACATGGGGGTTGGAATCATTTGTTGATTTATCTGATTGTTCTATCGCAAATCAGCCTGATAATATAAATGTATTTATAGTTAGATTAAAAGTACTGGATTCAGATAGTATCAGCGGTAATACTGCAAATGAATTTGTCGGTAGCTATTCTATTCATAACAACAAAATTGATTTCAATATTCATAGCCTTACAGAAATCAATGAACCAGAATGGGCCAAAAAATTTTTGGAAGCAGCCAAAAATACTGATTATGTCTTTATAAGGCAATCTAAACTTTTTATTTTTTATGAACAATCAACCAAAGTAATGGTATTCACTGAAATAAAGGGAGAATAAAACCATGAAAGTGACAAGAGCCTTTTTTTGTTTTTTATTTTTGTCTCAATACTAAATGCACAAATAAACATAGGTGGTGAGCCCTATAGCTTTAGACATCAAATAAATGCCAAAAAAATTATTGAAAATAAAATTGAGAAGGTTACACTACCTCCATTGGATATGAAAAAATTCGTATGGAAGATCTACATGACAGAGCCGATGGCACCCCCCCCTAGTTTGGATATCCATTTAAAGTAAATTTGAATTTATCAAATAGCGGCAAATGGATTGAACTTGATAACGGGGATAGACTATGGCAATCTCAATACATTGTCCTTCAGCCAAATCTATTAATCTATTATATGAAAAGTTCTGGATACCAACTAACGCAAATCTTTATATATATAATGCTTCGAAAACCCACCATATTGGTGGATTTACACGGATAAATAGCAGAGGGAGTAGAGAAAATCCAGGAAAATATGCATCAGGGCTTGTATATGGAGATAAAATAATTCTTGAATACTATGAACCAGTAAATGAAAAAGGGCTGGGTAATATAGAAATTTCATGGATTATTCACGGATATCGACACATTAATATTTTTAATTATTTTGAAAGTACAAAATCTTTTGGTAGTTCTGGTGATTGTCAAGTTAATGTGAATTGTAGTCCAGAAGGGGATTACTGGCAGGATGAAAAGAAGAGCGTTGCATTAATACTGGTAAACGGTTATAGATATTGTACCGGTTCATTAATAAGCAATACAAGTGAGAATGGATTTCCCTATCTTCTCACTGCTGATCATTGTCTTGGCGGTTGGGCTAATAGCTATCATAAATATGATGCTATTGATCAAGACCCAAATGATGGTATAGATGATACAGATTTATCTCATTATTCATTTTATTGGGAATACGAAAGCCCTAATTGTTCTGATGGAACTGATTTTATCCCGCAATCAACTTCCGGAGCAGATGTAATTGCCAATAAATCTGATACTGACTTTGCTTTGCTTGCATTGAGAGAGCATCCGTATTTTTTAGATCCATCGATACAGGTCTATTTCAATGGGTGGGATAGGGGGAGCCCGGGACAAGGTGGCGTTTGTATACATCATCCTGCGGGTGATATTAAAAAAATTGCCACTCATAATATAATCCCCGACTCTTCTAATTGTTTTAATAATAGGCCAAATAGTAATTTTTGGAAAATTAACTGGATTTCTACAACAAACGGCCATTCTGTTACGGAAGGAGGGTCATCGGGTTCTCCGCTTTATAATAGTAATCATAGAGTCATAGGTCAATTATATGGTGCTGCCTATTGCGATGATCCGAACTGCAGTGATCCCGACAATGATATTGCTAATTATGGAAAGATTAGCATTTCCTGGAACAATGACACAGATCCAAGAAGACGATTGAAAGATTGGCTGGATCCTCTTAATACCAATCCAACCTCCTTGGATGGAAGTTATATCAGTCCTTATATGACTACATCAGGTACCTTACCATCTTCTGAATTTTGGGCTGGCACGCATACTCTTACCGGAAATGTAATAGTACCTACAGGAATGATACTCAGACTCCAATCCGGCGCAACCATCACCACCAGCAACGGTTCCGACCTGATCATCAATAACGGCGGCTCACTGCTCATCGGCGAGGATGCGACTTTTAACGTGGATGTGCTCTCGCATGCCGATATTGCAGTTGAAAACGATTTTACCATGGGCAGCAATGTCGATTTTACCGTGGAAAACGGCGCTCTGATGACGATCGATGAGGGCGTGTCTGTGGATTTTGGCGCCAATTCCTGTCTGATCATCGACGAGGCCGCGATTCAATGTGAGGATGCAGCGTTTAATTTCACCTCCAACACAGGCGGAATTACCATAGATAATCCATCCAATTATTGTTCTTTCAATACCGTTGAAATTTCCAATGCCAGCACCGGACTGGCGATTGAAAACTGTTCCAGTGTAAACATGCCTGATATTGCCCTGGTCAAATTTCTGAACAACGACATTGGACTGCGAATCGACAATACCACGGCAACGGTCACCGATTTTCAAATTCATTCTTGCCAGTTTTCCAATAACAATGATTATGGCATCTATTTGTACAATTCCACTATAGGTGTCGGTTACAGGCCTTATGGATCCTATGGTATGATTGAAAACTCTTCCAGTGGAATTTTGTGCGCCAGCAATACGGATTTATGGCTGCACAAGACCAGTGTCCTTGATCATACCTATGGGATCAATGTAACCCCGGGCTGTTCTGTTGATTTTTATTCATTGAGCGGCATTATTGCCAACGGAAACAATATCCTGGGTGATAATACATATGGTGTCTATTTTCAATACTACAGCGATGGCAATTTGGGAGAAAGCGGATCATATAATCACTATGGAGAAAACGTGTTTGACAACAGCAGTTATGATATTTACAAAAGCAGTTCACCCACAGTCAAGGCGGAAAAAAATTGCTGACTGCACCCGCCCGCTTACAGCCAGTATGTTGATATTTCTCCCAAATCACCCAATTCGCTATACAAAACCTCAGGCGAGATCCATTATGATGAGGAATTTCTGCAGGTAGAAAAACTGGTGGCAGACAGTTTGTATGCTGAGGCTCTCGCCTTATTGGACCAGCTGGCCCGGCAAACTCCGGACAATGCCATCAGCTTGCGGGTGCTGTTTAGAATGCGTCAAATCTATGCGCTTGCTGATCAGTTTGAGGGGTTTGCGGCACAGCTGAATAAATATCATGATAAACTCCCCGAAACCTTTATCGGTAAATTGGCTTACCGGCTGTCGGTGCCTTCTTTGCTGAGGATCGGTCGGGCGCAGGAAGCGCTGACCCGGGCCAATGACTTGCTAAGCGTGTATGAAAAAGACGACAGCAGACAGGATGAAACCGCCTGGCTGTTGTTTGACCGGGTTATGATTCAGCGTTATATGAACAAACGCGGTTTGAGCAAAAGCAATGCCGGCCCGCAGCAGGATTTGAACGCGATTGTGAACCAATATGCGGAAACCGGGGCCGCGGAGCACGTCCGCCGGTTATTCAAACTGAACCAGGAAAAGGCGCCTGAAATTGCTGAAAAATCTCTGCCGGAAAAATTTACAGTCTATTGCAATTATCCCAATCCCTTTAATCCCGAGACCCGCATCAGCTATGATGTTCCAAAGGCGGAGCAGGTGGTCATTGATATTGTATGATATTCAGGGACGCAAGGTATCTACCTTGTTCAACAGCACAGTCGAGTCCGGCCGGCATTCGGTGATCTGGCAGGGTCTTGATGCGTTTGGAAATCCGGTTGCATCCGGAATGTATTTTTACCGGATCCGGTACCAGGATCACGCTATTACCCGCAAAATGCTGCTCATGAGGTGAGTGATCCAGGCAAAGCAGGGTGGGGTTGTCATTCGGTTTTATCCGGGTTTGATGAACATTCGTTACAAACCCACCCTGCTGGACCGGATCACAGAATATTCAGGATTTACAGGATTCTTTCCATCGTTCCGCCAGTCTCTTGGCGAGATGCAGCCTGGACACTCGTGTGTCCAGTGTCCGTATTCCCGGACAAAATACATTCCCCAGTGCTTTGTGACGAGGGGTCGCGGCACAATAAAATAAAAGGCACCAGGCCATGCCCTGCCCCTTTCATTTGTCGCACAACAAAAACAGTTGTACGACAAAAGAGGGTAACTCTGACAGATATCTGTGTTTCCAGACCGGACACTGTGTCCTCTCTTTCCCACGCCTAAAGTCAAAAGTCAAAAATTCAATAGTTTGTCTCGTTCGTTTTGTTTGTTGCTATTTTTTTTAAAAAATCATTTGTAATCCTGATTAAATTTTATATATTAGTGTCACACATACATTTCGATTCAAGGGAAGACGGTGCAAGTCCGTCGCAGCCCCGCTACTGTAACGGGTTACAACGACCGCAACCAAATGGCCACTGGGAAACCGGGAAGGCGCGGTCGGAGGTTCGAGCCCGAAGCCAGGAGACCTATCGAGATGATCATTGAGGAAACCTCCGAGGGCGAGGTTGATCGACAGCACAAGCGTTTCCCCTCCCCTTTTTCGTTTCCCCATTGATGTACAAACACATTCCCCGGTTTCCCGCCATATTTCAGGACAATCCATGATGCTTTTAAGCCAATGCAATCTGTGTCGCTATACGACTGCGCTTCTGTTGTTGTTTGCTTGTTTTGCGCTCCAGTCCCGGACAGCAACCCGCATTCACGGCAGCGTGCTCGATGCAGCGACCGGCGCCCCATTAAACGGCGCCAATATCACCCTTGAAAATCAGGCCGCCGGCGCCAGCACAGACGCCTCCGGCCGCTTTGAACTGGTGAACCTGTTCCCGGGCGATTATATCCTGAACATCTCCTATATCGGTTATCAGCCCCGTGAACAGCGCGTTCAGGTCACCGGCGACCAGCCCGTGGTGCTGAACATCCGGCTCCAGCCCGCGGTGGTGCAGCTCCGCGACGTGGTGGTCGAGGCCGACTCTCCCGGCGAACGCGGCCGCACCACGGTGATCAATGACCAGACCTTGCGCCGCACCGGCGCCGAGGATCTGGGACAGGCGCTGCAGAGCGTGGGCGGACTCGCCGTGACCTCTTCCGGCGGCAACGGCGCTTCGGCCGGACTGTCGATCCGCGGCAGTGAAACCAATCAAGTGCTGGTGCTTTTGGACGGCCGCAGACTCAATGATCCGGTCAGCGGCGAGGTGGATCTGGCTCAGATTCCGGTGCAGTCCGTCAAACGCGTTGAAATCACCAAAGGCGCAGCCTCGGCGCGATACGGCAGCGGCGCCCTGGGCGGTGTGGTAAATATCGTGACCGGCGGCGAACACTCGAACCAAATACGTCTCAGAACCCGGCTCGGCTCTTATGGATTTTTTACCACAGAACCCTCCGTATCCCTGCAGACGCAGCATATCAACGCCACCCTGTCCTATCAGCGCCAGAGCGCCGATAATGCCTATCCGTATGCATTTCAAACAGCGGATGATGAACACTCATCCCGGCAGCGTGTCAACGCCGATATGTCGCGCAACAACCTGTTTGCCGGAGCCGACGCCCGGTACGGGGATCACAGCATCGGGGTCAAGGCTCAGCTGTACGACACCCGACGCGGATTGCCCGGCAGTATTTACAGCCTCACCCCCTGGGCAGAGTCGCGCATTCAGCGCCATACCTTGACGCTCAATTATCGTTTTCAACGCAATACTCTGGAACTGACCGGGTCGCTCGCTTATGCTGATCATCAAACCACCGACAAAAACCTGTGGCCGGATAATGCAGCACTCAAGTATCGTTCCACACCGCGCTATCGTTTCAGCTCCCGCACCGTCTCTCCCCGGACAAAATGGATGCTAAATTACAAGGCCAACGGCTGGTGGCGTATCCGCTGCGGTATGGAAGCGCGCGTATTGGAATTTGAAAACAGAGACGAACTGCGCAGCGCCTCCGTTACCCTGGCTGAAACCACAGAACATTCGTACGGTGTGTTTATGGACCAGCAGCTGACCGCCCGGTCCCGCTTTGTCAAGCTGAGCCTGCATTCTATGCTGCGGTTTGACCGGACTGTACTCGATCACACGTCCGGTGACCGCGTTATCGACCAATGGAGTCCGGCTGTAAATGCATACCTGTCCCCGGCCGGCTATGAAAATCTGAGTCTGCGCGCCTCCTGGAGCCGCGGATTTCGTCTGCCGACCTATGCCGATTTGTTTTACCGCGATTTCCGCGTCCAGGGTCAGGCCGACCTGCTGCCGGAAACCAGCCTCAACCGGGAATTCGGCGTCACCTGGACGCTGCAGACTCCCTGGCAGCCGTCTATTGACGCCTCGCGATTTCATTACAGCATTAACAACATGATTGTATGGCGTATGGGCAATTTTCAGGTATTCAGTCCCGATAACACCGACGCCCGGGTGCACGGTGAGGAAATATCCGTCCAGACCGAGATCCCGGCGAGCCGGGTGCAGTTACATGGTCATTATATGCACATACGATCCATTAACAAAAACAAAAACATCACGTTATTCAACAATCATCTCCCCTACCGTCCGCGCCACACGGTTAAAGCCGGTATATCCATGCAGGTCCCGGACTGGCACGCTAGGCTGAACGCACGTGTTGTCGGGGAACGCTTTCTCAATCAGGCCA
This genomic window from candidate division KSB1 bacterium contains:
- a CDS encoding T9SS type A sorting domain-containing protein, which produces MILYDIQGRKVSTLFNSTVESGRHSVIWQGLDAFGNPVASGMYFYRIRYQDHAITRKMLLMR
- a CDS encoding trypsin-like peptidase domain-containing protein, which encodes MAISIHCPSAKSINLLYEKFWIPTNANLYIYNASKTHHIGGFTRINSRGSRENPGKYASGLVYGDKIILEYYEPVNEKGLGNIEISWIIHGYRHINIFNYFESTKSFGSSGDCQVNVNCSPEGDYWQDEKKSVALILVNGYRYCTGSLISNTSENGFPYLLTADHCLGGWANSYHKYDAIDQDPNDGIDDTDLSHYSFYWEYESPNCSDGTDFIPQSTSGADVIANKSDTDFALLALREHPYFLDPSIQVYFNGWDRGSPGQGGVCIHHPAGDIKKIATHNIIPDSSNCFNNRPNSNFWKINWISTTNGHSVTEGGSSGSPLYNSNHRVIGQLYGAAYCDDPNCSDPDNDIANYGKISISWNNDTDPRRRLKDWLDPLNTNPTSLDGSYISPYMTTSGTLPSSEFWAGTHTLTGNVIVPTGMILRLQSGATITTSNGSDLIINNGGSLLIGEDATFNVDVLSHADIAVENDFTMGSNVDFTVENGALMTIDEGVSVDFGANSCLIIDEAAIQCEDAAFNFTSNTGGITIDNPSNYCSFNTVEISNASTGLAIENCSSVNMPDIALVKFLNNDIGLRIDNTTATVTDFQIHSCQFSNNNDYGIYLYNSTIGVGYRPYGSYGMIENSSSGILCASNTDLWLHKTSVLDHTYGINVTPGCSVDFYSLSGIIANGNNILGDNTYGVYFQYYSDGNLGESGSYNHYGENVFDNSSYDIYKSSSPTVKAEKNC
- a CDS encoding T9SS type A sorting domain-containing protein produces the protein MRTHEPAALNPIGWRSWNVLPALYAEYECYGPGSDTGTRSIILRQLTEQEAQAYSIKNIFSKESFPDFTYDWVPEPLLEVTGVQKDDTRGAVPQQFDLGANYPNPFNPGTTIVYYLPQSEQVSLEIFNTLGQQVRVLVDQHQSTGVQEIKWDGRDHSGHHLAAGVYLCRLQAGNFTAVRKLCLVK
- a CDS encoding thioesterase family protein, producing MDYPYSMTLIVRSYELDSFGHVNNANYLNYLEAARCEYMKQRGLSFNDFERWDAFPFIGKVEIKYKSPAVADNILEIRARICNWRRSSCVIEYEIYNQSREKLGAKASTLLIFVDSDSQLTPIPPAFRENMG
- a CDS encoding TonB-dependent receptor, whose amino-acid sequence is MMLLSQCNLCRYTTALLLLFACFALQSRTATRIHGSVLDAATGAPLNGANITLENQAAGASTDASGRFELVNLFPGDYILNISYIGYQPREQRVQVTGDQPVVLNIRLQPAVVQLRDVVVEADSPGERGRTTVINDQTLRRTGAEDLGQALQSVGGLAVTSSGGNGASAGLSIRGSETNQVLVLLDGRRLNDPVSGEVDLAQIPVQSVKRVEITKGAASARYGSGALGGVVNIVTGGEHSNQIRLRTRLGSYGFFTTEPSVSLQTQHINATLSYQRQSADNAYPYAFQTADDEHSSRQRVNADMSRNNLFAGADARYGDHSIGVKAQLYDTRRGLPGSIYSLTPWAESRIQRHTLTLNYRFQRNTLELTGSLAYADHQTTDKNLWPDNAALKYRSTPRYRFSSRTVSPRTKWMLNYKANGWWRIRCGMEARVLEFENRDELRSASVTLAETTEHSYGVFMDQQLTARSRFVKLSLHSMLRFDRTVLDHTSGDRVIDQWSPAVNAYLSPAGYENLSLRASWSRGFRLPTYADLFYRDFRVQGQADLLPETSLNREFGVTWTLQTPWQPSIDASRFHYSINNMIVWRMGNFQVFSPDNTDARVHGEEISVQTEIPASRVQLHGHYMHIRSINKNKNITLFNNHLPYRPRHTVKAGISMQVPDWHARLNARVVGERFLNQANTKHLPGYTVVDFTTSYTLHIRHADLTLQLQINNLLDERYQIIRDMPMPPREWRLGLEYSLNRNFF